A single window of Zea mays cultivar B73 chromosome 10, Zm-B73-REFERENCE-NAM-5.0, whole genome shotgun sequence DNA harbors:
- the LOC100280963 gene encoding ATP-dependent Clp protease proteolytic subunit isoform X1, whose translation MLRRIAAVAPRAFFSSSPPHAPSLPASGYIPRREYGLVPMVIEHTSRGERAYDIFSRLLKERIVCIHGPITDDTASLVVAQLLFLESENPAKPVHLYINSPGGVVTAGLAIYDTMQYIRSPVTTLCIGQAASMASLLLAAGASGERRALPNARVMIHQPSGGASGQASDIAIHAKEILKVRDRLNKIYAKHTGQAIDRIEQCMERDMFMDPEEAHEWGLIDEVIEHRPVSLVSDAVGSDPPNLGGGGTEVNKGTDEPSPA comes from the coding sequence ATGCTGCGCCGCATCGCCGCCGTCGCCCCGCGGGCCTTCTTCTCCTCGTCACCCCCGCACGCCCCGTCGCTTCCGGCGTCGGGCTACATCCCGCGCCGCGAGTACGGCCTGGTGCCCATGGTGATCGAGCACACCTCCCGCGGGGAGCGCGCCTACGACATCTTCTCGCGCCTTCTCAAGGAGCGCATCGTCTGCATCCATGGCCCCATCACCGACGACACGGCCTCCCTCGTCGTCGCCCAGCTGCTCTTCCTCGAGTCCGAGAACCCCGCCAAGCCCGTTCACCTCTACATTAACTCCCCGGGGGGCGTCGTCACGGCGGGCCTCGCCATCTACGACACAATGCAGTACATCCGCTCCCCCGTCACCACGCTCTGCATCGGCCAGGCCGCCTCCATGGCGTCGCTACTCCTCGCCGCGGGGGCGAGCGGAGAGAGGCGGGCGCTGCCGAACGCGCGGGTCATGATCCACCAGCCCTCCGGTGGCGCGTCGGGGCAGGCCTCGGACATCGCCATCCACGCCAAGGAGATCCTCAAGGTGCGCGACCGGCTCAATAAGATCTATGCCAAGCACACGGGCCAGGCCATCGACCGCATCGAGCAGTGTATGGAGAGGGACATGTTCATGGACCCGGAGGAGGCACATGAATGGGGGCTCATCGACGAGGTCATCGAGCACCGCCCTGTCTCTCTTGTGTCTGATGCTGTTGGCAGTGATCCGCCAAACCTCGGTGGAGGCGGAACTGAGGTGAATAAAGGGACGGACGAGCCATCTCCAGCGTGA